In Rutidosis leptorrhynchoides isolate AG116_Rl617_1_P2 chromosome 6, CSIRO_AGI_Rlap_v1, whole genome shotgun sequence, the DNA window tccacatgccaatcaaaacgatgagtggtgtcttaaacaacgcgacatccactcccatgacaatgtggcgtcttagacaacgcgacaataccacatgtcaatcaaacaatgagtagtgtcttaaacaacgcgacaatactactcgttacatagaacgtggtgtcttaacaacgcgacaatgccacatccattctacacaaataaatacattatatacatacacgcataattattccactcaccttacgccttcggtgaatcaataaaatcaagcttgaatcttcaaggtaacacACCTATTATTACGCACATacaatcaatcaaccattcaagttggtcaaactcacaacacttacCACTActatgtcattttgacccatttggacacctaaCCCCATAATTGGGTCATCTTTTGCCAAAACCCcaacattagccaagttaggtcttaaaacaccttttaacactaggtttatgcattaatcacaaacatttactcatttaggtccattttgacccatttgacccatttaaggtcaacacgcccatttcgagtcatccactaacccacgcaacacccatttacataaatattggtgttctagcaatttactaactaattaaggtttattaacaacaattaatacttgaaaaccctagttagtcatctttgagtcaacataaccctaattcacccaaaacacccaatttactaacaaatgggtcttagtgttcatcaccTACACCAACCCTAACTCTTAATTAATTAAAACAAGgaagttaggtttagggcttaccacaactatcaaaacgtagcaattgaggagatgaacaactttagtgcttgcactttgacccgattcgagcttcttcttccttaatttgagctctctcactctagaatctaattctctctctagaattgattggaagatgataaggtgggtgaatatggagtaaattacactccaaacaactgatccaagccttaaagtcggaccttaagtggttttaccaaaatgccctcaaaatatcttgattaaaaacaaagtgagctgtcagcccgtaatggcgcgacgtgccataaggccgcgcggcacgccaaatgcccagttcagcttcttttgtcttTTAATTATATAGaacgtaaaccccacaacttgaataacttattcaCACATATTTACAaggaaaaatattcgggtcttacacaaaaatgtaaagagtaaaagggaatcaaatgaactcaccataatgtattttgtagtaaaaatacatatgactatattgaacaaatgcagggttggcttcggattcacgaacctatatcatttatgtatatattaacacatataattgtaatcaaacaaatatatatatatatatatatatatatatatatatatatgtatatatatatataaataaatttattagttatatcatttttatattaataacctataggtttcatatattcattttatatatttaaaataaaaaaaatataaattttgttatgttatatgtcttgaatatatttttgtatatatatatatacatatatcttttgtttgtttaaactataataatactaaaataatatcagtaatgataaaataataataatgataatagagttaaaaatgatacttttaatattaataataaaaatgataactttagtaaaaatgatacttttaaataaaaatgtttattttaataataatgaatactaataatactaactataaaaataatgattttactaataataataataatgatactaatatttataataataactataatgataataatactactaataataatatttatattgataataatattagtagtaatattgataatagtaataatgatagttttaatgataataatacttataataataaatatgataataatgattatgttaCTTATAGATATGATACTAACACTAACAAAAATaatcatgataacaataataataataataataataataataataataataataataataataataataataataataataataataataatttttaaaacatgagaactaccttaaaaagctttcctaaaaataaCAGCCTTGaacgaggctcgaacccaagacctctcggttaacccCAACACTCCTAGACCATGGCTCTGCTTTTATTTATCTGATTTTATACCTAGAAAATTTCTATTTAACCCAAAAATATCTATTGCCTTCTCAACCCAAAGGAAATCATGAGTTGGGTCATGGCCCAAGTTTATTTCGGCCCAACAGAGATTAAAAGTAGCAGTCCAACACCAATGTTTTAATAGCCCAATTTACACTAATCCAATTATATAAATGTATATCTGTGATTTGTGGGTTCTTCTTGTCGTGAATATGGGAAACATAAACAATAACCGTATATAtcattatcataacatcatcattatcatctcatTATCATAcgctaatcatcatcattcttttaatcatcatcattcgcTGTTGTAACTGGAACGAGGCAGAAACAGGTAAGAACGTACAGCAGCAGGTTACTTTGGTTTTGATCAGACAAGTAGCAACAACGGTTTTCATCTAATCTCATCTCATCATCATTCATCTTTTCGCTGCAGTGAACCGGAATAGCACACTGCTGTAGCAGCAACaacgaagaagaaaagaaaaaaaataaaggtgTTCGGTTGTGGTGTTTGGGTAGCTGTGGAGTTcgaataaatcagaaaaacagtagATAGGTTGCAGGTTGCCATGTATGTGGTGGATTAAATGGGTTTGGGTTTGCTTGATCGAAAATAGGGAGAGAAAAAAATAACAGACTCgaactaaaaaataaaaaataaagatgatggtggtggtttttttttttttttttggtttgtttGCTCGATCACAGAAACAGAAACATTTAGAGTAGCATAAACATGATGGTATTGGGTGGTTGTCGATGGTGATTGCTTGTAAGAGAAGGGTGGTTTATTGGTGACTATAGGGTGGAGATGGCGACTGTAGGTGTTGGCgggctcgagcactagtcagggatgcactattaatatataaaagttaagttatgagtgctcacatatcaatattgagattcaatattgcaggaaaggtacgtagacgcgacggagatgataaacactatgtttgacTCACGAACATACCCACAAataatactcatcacctccatagctataactcataatttccttagctttatcctgcTCTAAAAACCCGTCTTGgaataactcgctcataaccttgtcgtagtattttatgtataatactaataatatcgctcctaataatactattactaataataataagattaatattaataatcttaatattaataataataataataataataataatataattataatatatataaatatagagagagcaGAGATAGATATAGGTAAGTGTGTGTGTGCTGTAAACCAAATTCGTCGAGCTTTATAATGTTGGCCAGCcttgggtgccatgcgatcgcatggcttcccaagccaaatcccatgcgatcgcatgggaagattTGACAGCACACAATCGTTTaacgttttgcttgtcgacatgattaaatatatatatatatatatatatatatatatatatatatatatatatatatatatatatatatatatatatatatatatatatatgtatatatttatttatattaattaattatatattatattatatttacatacatagttgacttataatttttggtctgatgactcgtacgtttacgctcgactaataTCTCAGTTtcagtttctcgaatgcattttcgtacgtttagaaaactagtacttttcgttacgcgacgtgtacctttatcaaaaattaaacttaatcattgataaactatgtcattcgaagtgtagctttaatcaattaagtgttttggttatttgcttctataaatcatcgtctcgtagtatatacatatacatatatacatttttattctgaaatagtgttttactgtagcaaagttactttagcaaagattttttttactgtagcaaatagtgattttcgaaaacactgtagcaaattagtgttttactggttcatcttaaacgttttagttaacttatctaaatattaatcgaatcaataatcgaatgttactatcgtttactaaataacttgaaatcatatatatatatatatatatatatatatatatatatatatatatatatatatatatatatatatatatatatatgcacattaagttatatatatatatatatatatatatatatatatatatatatatatatatatatatatatatatatatattgttcgtgaatcgtcgagaaagtCAAAgaataattaattacatgaatatagttccaaaactttcgtgactcaacattacagactttgcttatcgtgtcgaaaatattaaatcatttaaagataaagtttaaatttggtcaaaaatttccgggttgtcatatatatatatatatatatatatatatatatatatatatatatatatatatatatatatatatatatatatatatatagttgttcgtgaatcgtcggaaacagtcgaaggtcaattgaatatatgaaacagttcaaaaaattttgagactcaaaattacagactttgcttatcgtgtcaaagataatgaatcgtatcgagagtttggtttaaaattagtcgaaattttccgggtcactacacttttCTTGTTGGGAAAGAAGTCAAGAACTGCGGTCCATCACAATTACATAGGGCTGACTCTTTGGGCTCATGATCATGTGCTGCAACTTGGGCTTACTTTGGACTTTCAAGATTACTCGAaaggggagtgatatgtacacaaccactttttacacatacacaaccaaacatgctttacagtgttgtacagtacaatactgtaaagcatgtttggttgtgtatgtgtaaaaaatagttgtgtacatatcatcaccctacTCGAAAGGGTGTACATCATTTATTTTGGCCGTTAGAAGGGAATGTTTCAAATTTGCGCGTAAGTGGTCTGCGAAAAAGTGGGTAATTTGGTAAATTTCTTGTATCCTACTCGTAGTAATTTCAACTCAATTACTTTAAATAGTTGTATTCAGGCTATGTAATTATTGTATTTCAcacattaattatatattttatttctaATTCAACTAATTAGTTCAGGTACACAAGTTATTACAATAAGTTTATTACTATATCATTTACTCCGTATCATTTACCCTTTTCATCTCTTATTAGACTTAGTTTCACGATTACTTAAACGTACATTTGTTAACATAATTCACATATACATAAGTACATGTACACATTTATGAACGTATACAAATAATTTATTAGACTAACCACAAAAATAATACTGGATAATTTAAATTGGGACGGtggaatatattattattataccaaTAAAAGCATAATATTTAATTATCAAGCTTATGATGTTACATTCTTTAGAAAAAACAAAAATGCACCAGTAGTATTTATTTTTAGTGCAAATAAGGTCACTGGCTCAGCGGTATTGTTGTTACAATTCCAACCAGAAGGTTGAGAGTTCGGGTCCTGCTTAGAATAATTTGTATATATTTCGTGGTTAATTCTTGTAGTGGTATGTGTGTGAGTTTGTATTAAAAATGAAATTTCTCCAACTAAGATGAAATGACAATAATTGAAGGGTGCAATCTGTAAGTTCTGTACAGTATAAATCTCAAATATGATTTTGGATACGTTAACGTTGCGTTCAAGGAATTGAACGCAGAGAGAAAGGGGCGTTTGTAATCTACGATCGTTCCCTCCATCTCCGGTGTTGGTCTTAATCATCGATCGGCCATTAAAATGACGTCATCATAGGACGCGTACCGTTAATCACCGGTGTCATTGATTCCGATTCATCATCATCACTCATCATCCTTTCTGTAATACCTAATTCCTAATTAAAATGTTTATGTTTATTTGAGTTTCATCTATAATTTGAAAACAATATTAGTTAGAGAGGAAAGGGAAGCGTAATGGTGACATTGCATTCGAGTACAATGAATAAACAAAACAAAATTAAACGATCAGATCTGGCAGAGCAGGTACGTGAATATCAAATTCGATCCAAACTTGATTTAGCCTCTGTCTCATTCTTCTCTTCAAATGCTAAAAGTTCTTCTTCTTTATCCAGGTAATTTTCAATAATTAATGCTAATCTTATAAATTAGGCTATAGGTCAATGATCAATttcaaaatatatgtataaattagGCTAAAGTTAGACCTAATTCACTTATTGGTTGAATtaggtatatgtatgtatgtataatccCTCTTTATCTTATTCTTTGAATGTAACATGTGTTATGTTCTCCTTAATAGGCCATTTTAGGGTTTATGTAATTAGGCACAGTTATCATTTTTCTATAAATTGTTTTGGATAATAACCGATTCTTAATCAATTATACATAACGTACTGATCGGCTGATCGCATTGAATACATTATTATAAACATGTTACTATGCTGCAAATATCTAACTGATCCTTCGTATAtatgttttctatatgttttcggtGCCCATTTCCTTGGTACGTCTTTTTATAATATACTGATCGCATTGAATACATTATTATAAACATGTTACTATGCTGCAAAATATCTAACTGATCCTTCGTATATATGTTTTCGGTGCCCATTTCCTTGGTATGTCTTTTTATAACCTACTGATCGCATTGAATACATTATTATAAACATGTTACTATGCTGCAAAATATCTAACTGATCcttcgtatatatgttttcattgcCCATTTCCTTGGTATGTCTTTGTATAACGTACTGATCGCATTGAATAAATTATTATAAACATGTTACTATGCTGCAAAATATCTAACTGATCCTTCGTATATATGTTTTTGGTGTCCATTTCGATGGTATGTCTTTGTTTCCCGTGACAATCTGTCCTCATTTTTTGTTTATATCATACATGCTCGATTACTGAAATAGCTAAGAAGAGTTATTCTGTAATTGGGTCAAATTGACACCTCTGAAAAACTGTTTATGAGTAGCAGGAGATACTAATtctatacgttttataaacattaaaCAGAGTCGAGTTTAACTTAACGTGCTTCAATTTGGTTGATCTGAATGCAGAATGGATATGGTGATGTTTGTAATATGGGAACTTCTAATTCTAGCATTTATAGTATGTTCAGTCGTCTTGTTATATTTCAATCACTTGAAGCTCACTTTGACATTTGCAACCATCACATGGTTACTGATGTTATTTATGAAGGTAACTAAGCAAGTAAAATTGAACAAGAAAACAAAGCGAATGATGATGCTTCCTTTATCAATGTAGAGAATAAACTGTAGCCAACTCAATCTTCTTGACATCTGTTACATAAATCGCAATAAGTATTCATTGATTTTGGTCCATATTCTGTTAGTTTCTGTTCTTCCCTGTTTATGAGTTGCTGTTGAAGTGATAAAGTCGGGTATGCAATAGATCAAGTGTCTGGTTCTTGATTGGAACATTCGGATGTTTTTAATGGTACTCTTGTATGTAGTAGGTTATCTATACTTGTAACTTATGGCTTCAAGAGTGGAATTTACTCGTATTAGAGTACATACATCGTGGTGGTTTCATTCGTATTGGTTAATCTGTTAATTCATTGAAATCGCTTTTACCTGTAACTATAGGTGGCAATATGGCATAATTGGCGGGTTGGATTATGagtcaaaatatataaaattttggtTGGGTCAAAACGGCCGGGTTGGGCtggccacacacacacacacacaaagatTCATTAATTAATTGAAGCAAAATGCTCATCTTAATGTTAAACACTCTTGCTGGTGCTGAGAATTTAAATTTGGTAACTTAAGAGATATGGGCGCTTGAAACTTTACTATATATGCAAGTAGAAATTAAGCTACAGAGCTCTTACTTATTACAGTATCTCTAAGTCATCACACAAAATTCTAAAACACAGGCTCATGCTCAGATATATCTTATCAACAATAGTGAATCAACGAGTACTTAATTTTGAGAGTATGTTTAGTAACAAAACTCTAGTTCTTAGTATTAATCTCTAATACACTCCAATTAAACTTCCAAGTCTTCAATTGCACTCTTCAAAGCTTCCAGTCGTTCTATAGCTTGTCGAACTGCATGCACATCGTCGCAATTATCCCAATGGCTAACTCAAACTATTTATCCTCATAAACTTCTTTTTCGCTGTAACAATCTTATTAAAATCCACTGACTTTTTAGCCTTGTTTAGAACTAGGCATATACATGAGTAACATAAGGAACTCCATAATTGAAGTTATCGTTGCCCTAACTTCACCCGACACCTTCGCTACAACCATCAAGTTATCATTATTATAGGCGTTGTTTGCTGTTGTTTTTAGTCATTATTAGTGATTTTAGCTGCTTTAGCATTTGCTTTTTTAAATCTTTTCTATGCAGAAGATAATGATATGCTGATAATTTCTTTTCGGAAGAAGATGGTTCGCCTAGTGTGATTCTGTGAAATGTGGATTGGTGTTGTTGGATGTGAGTTTTGACAAGAAACATTATGCCTGTTGGTCTTCACATGAATCTAACATCTTTAAAGACGTATTGCAGACCTTTTGAATTGTGGTTTGGTCTTGCTGGTGATTTGAGATGGCTCATTTGACCAAACCACAATTCAAGGCGAAGCGAGCATAACCAGTTTCCCCTCCTTTTTTTTAAATTACTTACTGCGTGGACAAAATTTTCACAATAGGCTTATTGGGACTGCACTATTGTTGAAGATGTCCTCGTTATAGGTATATTACGAGGACATTTTGATCTATTCCGAGTCCTTTTGGTTCTCGTTAAAactcttttttttttcctttttttttgtgTAATGATCGTGCAAGTCTCTTGGTGAATAAAAATCAAGGTTCACATGTCGGATTTTGAGGATATTTGAGAATATATATGTATAGGAGTTGAATTACGTACCTCATAATTTATGGTAATTGATATTTCCACCACTTAATTTCATAGATCCAACCCACTCATACATTAAGTACTTATACCTTACAAGTATTTAGTGCATGAATGTGGTGAATCTATCAAATTAAGTGGTGGAAATATCACAATCCATAAATTATTATCATTCATCAAGATTTCATTATTGATTATCATCATAGATCATAGATAGATATGATAGGTAAGGGACGGGCGGGACGggacaaaaaataataatattttataatgtaCAATATAAGGAGAACCTATGGGGAAACTGGGTCAGTCGCCCCTGGTGGTCGTATTTTTTAGTATGTTTATATGTTTAAATTCGACGTTTTGCCCCATTTTATTGCTTTTCTCAATTTTTTTATGTTTTGACCGCGTCGGAAAATAATTCTGGATATGCCGATGAGTACAAGTATATTGACAAAACATACTTTACTTTAGTCGGATCTCGTTTGTGTATAACTCCATTTTAGTCTATTGTATGTGTATATCCGACAACTTATTCATCTCAGAGTCGCTAAATTTAACAATGTTGTAAATAATATATAAGTTGCCCTGTCGTCATTAACAATGCACATAATATATAAGTTGTCTTCGGATTGGGTCGGGTTTCTTCCTGAAAGGGGGCGAGTTATGCAACTGTAGGAGATGAACGTGTGAGTGGTTAAAGTTCCGATCCCTTGGTTGATCTTGTACTGCTGTTAAAAAAAATCATATTAAAACCACACATTATTTCAACAATGAAagtttaatatacatatacatatacatctgACTGATAATAAAGTTGAATCTCTGATCACAACAATACATACATGAATTGTGAGAggatataatggtaataataaatgtGGTGCACGAGGGCATGTATGCATGTGAGGGCATGAGGCATGCAGCTGTGTTATTATTCGTACAACTTACGTCCACCTATGTCCGAGAATTGGCTAATTTTGTCAACTCTAAGTCCCTCACTGTGCATACAACAATTATGCTAACGACCAGACTGTTTGATGCTGTTGTAATGCAGACGAATGgtgtttaatttttaaattaaatagtgtaAATGTGATATCTATATTATTAAAGATTTGAGATGCATCCTACATCATCTCGCCGCGTGTTAGGCGACCAAGGTAGCTATTTTATGTTGCAGCAATGAAGACAGGTGGGGTGCAAAACTGGCTCCGGTACCAGTCTGAGGGGCGACGGTTAGTATTAAGCATTAATGTGGATTGTGTTAAAATTCAACATCAAAATAGTTTTTGTTTGAAATGCACGGAATATTGCTTTAGATAATTTGGCAAAATATCACGAATGGTCCATGTGGTTTGTATCGGGAATCACCAGTGGTCCATGTACTTTTTCCATCAAGGATGGTCCTGTGATTTGCATTTGAATCACCAGTAGTCCATGTGGTTTGCATTTTTTCGTCAAAGATGATCCCTGTGGATATGCACCACAAAGATCATTGGTGATTAAAATTGCAAACCAATGGACCATCCATGACAAAAAAAAAAGTACATGGATCCCGGTGATTTCTGATACCAACCACAGGGACAGTGATATTTTGTCGATAACGTATAGTGAACTTATAAATTGATGAAAATGTCCCTCGAGTAGTAGCAATTTATTTATCTAATAAAACGGTATGGATGTTTAATTTGACTAAGTTACAACAACGTGCTAACAGTCTCGCTCAGAACTATATGGACTATCATAGAATTTAGGATTGGCCTTGATGAGGTGAAATTGATTGTGTATTATCCTTTTTCTTTAGACAGTAAAATGCACGAGTCAACTACTTTACACAGCTTTGCTAATTTCATGAATAACATTTTATTgaaattattaataagctataagctTGAGAAAACAGAACTACTCAGTTAGACATTATGCAAAAGTCCCAAACATTTGGACTTACCCATGATCTATCTTTAACAAAAGAAAATGAACCAAATAATGCATATTATGTGCATAAATATTACATAATCTCTAATTAGACAATATGTTAAGTAGCAAAACTCTAGTTCTAATTAATCTCTTGAAGATGCACTCTAGTTCAACCTCCAAGTCCTCCACAGCACTTTCAACAGCCTCCAATCTCTCTATCCCTTGCCGAACCGCATCCACGTCACACCTCTCCCACGGGCTCAAACTATTCATCCTCATAAACTTCGCTTTCGCTACTACAAGCCCATTAAAATTCGTCGATTTTCTTGTCATATTAGGACTAGGCATGGACATGAGTAACATAAGTGACTCCACAAGTGATATTATTGTTTCCCTAACTTCACCCAACACATTCGCCACAACCATTAAATTTTCGTCATCAAACACATTGCTTGTATTCGTGCTTTTGGTTATCTTTAGCGATTTTAGTCGCTTTAGCATTTGCTTTTTTAGATCTTTTCTATGGAGATGATACCCTGAAAACTTCTTTTCAGGAGAACCGTTTTCGCCAAGTGTGATTCGATGAAACGTGGATTGAAGGTCTTGAATGTGAGTTTTGACAAGAATGATTATTTCTTTAGTTCGTCCACATGAATCTAACATCTTTAAAGACGATTCAGACACGTTTTGAATAGCGGTTTGGTCTTGTTGGTGATCGGAGAGAGCTCGTTTTAGGCTAGGCGAACGGAGCAAATCATTTGCGGAATTGTGCAAGTCTCTTAAGTTCAAGATTGACATATTGAATGATGACAAGTTTTTGACACTGGAATTATTCTGAAACTTTTGTTGTAATATGCCGGTCAATGAATTCCAATATGTATCTCACTTgtgatcatatgtatatataagagaTGAATAATGATTATCCTCATGTCTCATATTCTATTTTATAGAATATTGGAATATAATACTACGTATTAGATTTGATTAAAGATTTGTCAGAAGGAAAGAGATAGGAAAGTGCATGTACTTGTTGTTCCGTACGTTGATGACAAATTGGCAACATAAAATGTCACTATTTTGTCTCCATGAACCTTCCATGATGCATTCttacaaaataaaatataaatataatacaaatacaaatacatagTAGTAAATAGGATAGGTGTATTATTATATAATCCCGTACGTTACAGTATGTAATAAAGTACTCCGTATAATTTTTAAGACAGGGGGAGATGTATGTGATAAGATTTATTTAGTGGACTATGAAGGCAAAGTCACTGATGACAATGTTTGAGTTGGTTAACTACTTCACAAATTAGACCTTTCGCACCAATATTGGACCAGCCTCACCTACTAAAATGaccaagaaaaataaaataaaataaagattaaCGATTAAGTTTCAGGTTTGTCGCAACTTGAAATCATCAAGATTTGTAATTTAAACTTGTTTAAATCAAGTTTGCCATGGAACACATTCAAAACCATTGAGTGAGTTATGTATGGTATATATAGGGTCGGTTTATTTttcacttaataatatatatatttctgtacagctcttaatttattaaataaaattgttatttcttTCTCATTTAATCTACCAATTGATATGTTTCTAAAAGATATAGAATCCACCCATTTTCAAATAGAAACATGATTTAATACAGAGAAAAAGTAAACAGCCCCATAGAACCAATTTTAGGCCttgcttctattttttttttttttttttggcgaaaatattaatattaatacgtgTATATATAAAAGATCCGAGGATCTGGTGGTACAACATTGGGCAGATCATATCGATCTGTTGAGGAAGTACATGGTCACAAACGACCAAAACTCATTGACACTCGCTCTGTTCGTTCTAAGCACAATGAACGACTACTACGACCCAGAGCGAGCAAAATTGGAATAACACTTGAAATTACAAACTATAACCACCAAACCTAAAACCTACAACACCACATAAACCC includes these proteins:
- the LOC139851500 gene encoding uncharacterized protein, yielding MNKQNKIKRSDLAEQVREYQIRSKLDLASVSFFSSNAKSSSSLSRMDMVMFVIWELLILAFIVCSVVLLYFNHLKLTLTFATITWLLMLFMKVTKQVKLNKKTKRMMMLPLSM
- the LOC139851320 gene encoding uncharacterized protein, whose amino-acid sequence is MSILNLRDLHNSANDLLRSPSLKRALSDHQQDQTAIQNVSESSLKMLDSCGRTKEIIILVKTHIQDLQSTFHRITLGENGSPEKKFSGYHLHRKDLKKQMLKRLKSLKITKSTNTSNVFDDENLMVVANVLGEVRETIISLVESLMLLMSMPSPNMTRKSTNFNGLVVAKAKFMRMNSLSPWERCDVDAVRQGIERLEAVESAVEDLEVELECIFKRLIRTRVLLLNILSN